In a single window of the Colius striatus isolate bColStr4 chromosome 21, bColStr4.1.hap1, whole genome shotgun sequence genome:
- the CCNL2 gene encoding cyclin-L2 isoform X2: MNDSLRTDVFVRFQPESIACACIYLAARTLEIPLPNRPHWFLLFGTTEEEIQEICLKILQLYTRKKVDLSELESKVEKKKLAIEEAKAQAKGLVPEGAPSLDTTSGFSPIPKNESPKEVKGNKPSPLPVQAMKNAKRKTEGAKRSSNSPVNGVQKGRESRSRSGSRDQSYSRSPSRSASPKHRKSESYSTSSGSKSHSRSRSRSDSPPRQFNHSSAYKGSKVRSYKKSKDYKYSTHKGRKSRSRSSSRSRSRSRERSDHSGKYKKKSHYYRNHRHERSRSYERAGHRYERDHPGHSRHRR; the protein is encoded by the exons ATGAATGATAGCCTGAGAACAGATGTCTTTGTCAGGTTCCAGCCAGAGAGCATTGCCTGTGCATGCATTTACCTCGCAGCTAGGACGCTGGAG attcCACTTCCTAATCGTCCACACTGGTTTTTACTCTTTGGAACAACAGAGGAAGAAATTCAAGAGATCTGCTTAAAAATTTTGCAGCTCTATACTCGGAAAAAG GTTGATTTATCTGAGCTGGAAAGCAAagtagaaaagaagaaactagCTATTGAAGAGGCAAAAGCACAAGCTAAAGGTCTAGTACCTGAAGGAGCCCCAAGTTTGGATACCACGTCAGGATTTTCCCCTATCCCCAAAAATG AGTCTCCAAAAGAGGTTAAAGGAAACAAACCTTCACCACTTCCTGTTCAGGCAATGAAGAATGCTAAAAGGAAAACGGAGGGAGCAAAAAGGAGTTCAAACAGCCCAGTAAATGG TGttcagaaaggaagagaaagcaggagTCGAAGTGGAAGTAGAGATCAAAGTTATTCAAGATCACCGTCCAGATCTGCATCCCCTAAGCACAG GAAGAGTGAAAGTTACTCCACATCGAGCGGCTCCAAATCCCACAGCCGTTCCCGCAGCCGCAGCGACTCTCCCCCGAGACAGTTCAACCACAGCTCTGCCTACAAAGGCTCCAAGGTGAGGAGTTACAAGAAATCAAAAGACTACAAATACTCGACACACAAAGGCCGCAAATCCCGCAGCAGGAGCTCGTCACGGTCCCGCAGCCGCTCCCGGGAGCGCTCCGACCACTCGGGGAAGTACAAGAAGAAGAGTCACTACTACAGGAACCACAGGCACGAGCGCTCGCGCTCCTACGAGCGCGCCGGGCACCGCTACGAGCGCGACCATCCCGGCCACAGCAGGCACAGGCGGTGA
- the CCNL2 gene encoding cyclin-L2 isoform X1 encodes MAAGSGSAAAVAAVAGGGLAGPQATGAMAAGAVPAGSGPPVPGPGAVLIGDRLYSGVLITLENCLLPEHTLRFTPSMSSGLDPETETELRVTGCELIQAAGILLRLPQVAMATGQVLFQRFFYTKSFVKHSMEHVSMACVHLASKIEEAPRRIRDVINVFHRLRHLREKKKPVPLILDQEYVNLKNQIIKAERRVLKELGFCVHVKHPHKIIVMYLQVLECERNQHLVQTSWNYMNDSLRTDVFVRFQPESIACACIYLAARTLEIPLPNRPHWFLLFGTTEEEIQEICLKILQLYTRKKVDLSELESKVEKKKLAIEEAKAQAKGLVPEGAPSLDTTSGFSPIPKNESPKEVKGNKPSPLPVQAMKNAKRKTEGAKRSSNSPVNGVQKGRESRSRSGSRDQSYSRSPSRSASPKHRKSESYSTSSGSKSHSRSRSRSDSPPRQFNHSSAYKGSKVRSYKKSKDYKYSTHKGRKSRSRSSSRSRSRSRERSDHSGKYKKKSHYYRNHRHERSRSYERAGHRYERDHPGHSRHRR; translated from the exons ATGGCGGCGGGGTCGGGCAGCGCGGCGGCCGTGGCGGCGGTGGCGGGCGGCGGCCTGGCGGGGCCTCAGGCGACCGGTGCCATGGCGGCGGGAGCGGTCCCGGCGGGGAGCGGGCCGCCCGTGCCGGGTCCCGGAGCGGTGCTGATCGGCGACCGCCTGTACTCGGGGGTGCTGATCACGCTGGAGAACTGCCTGCTGCCCGAGCACACGCTGCGCTTCACCCCGTCCATGAGCAGCGGCCTCGATCCGGAGACCGAGACCGAGCTGCGCGTCACCGGCTGCGAGCTCATCCAAGCGGCCGGCATCCTGCTCCGTCTCCCACAG GTGGCTATGGCTACAGGACAGGTGCTATTTCAACGTTTTTTTTATACCAAGTCTTTTGTGAAGCATTCCATGGAG CACGTGTCAATGGCCTGTGTTCATCTGGCATCCAAGATTGAAGAAGCACCAAGGCGCATTCGGGATGTGATTAACGTGTTCCATCGCCTCAGACACCTACGGGAAAAAAA AAAACCTGTGCCTCTAATACTGGATCAAGAATATGTGAACTTGAAGAATCAAATTATTAAGGCAGAAAGAAGAGTGTTAAAGGAGTTGGGATTTTGTGTTCATGTGAAGCACCCTCATAAG ATAATCGTTATGTACCTTCAGGTATTAGAATGTGAACGTAACCAACACCTGGTCCAGACATCATG GAATTACATGAATGATAGCCTGAGAACAGATGTCTTTGTCAGGTTCCAGCCAGAGAGCATTGCCTGTGCATGCATTTACCTCGCAGCTAGGACGCTGGAG attcCACTTCCTAATCGTCCACACTGGTTTTTACTCTTTGGAACAACAGAGGAAGAAATTCAAGAGATCTGCTTAAAAATTTTGCAGCTCTATACTCGGAAAAAG GTTGATTTATCTGAGCTGGAAAGCAAagtagaaaagaagaaactagCTATTGAAGAGGCAAAAGCACAAGCTAAAGGTCTAGTACCTGAAGGAGCCCCAAGTTTGGATACCACGTCAGGATTTTCCCCTATCCCCAAAAATG AGTCTCCAAAAGAGGTTAAAGGAAACAAACCTTCACCACTTCCTGTTCAGGCAATGAAGAATGCTAAAAGGAAAACGGAGGGAGCAAAAAGGAGTTCAAACAGCCCAGTAAATGG TGttcagaaaggaagagaaagcaggagTCGAAGTGGAAGTAGAGATCAAAGTTATTCAAGATCACCGTCCAGATCTGCATCCCCTAAGCACAG GAAGAGTGAAAGTTACTCCACATCGAGCGGCTCCAAATCCCACAGCCGTTCCCGCAGCCGCAGCGACTCTCCCCCGAGACAGTTCAACCACAGCTCTGCCTACAAAGGCTCCAAGGTGAGGAGTTACAAGAAATCAAAAGACTACAAATACTCGACACACAAAGGCCGCAAATCCCGCAGCAGGAGCTCGTCACGGTCCCGCAGCCGCTCCCGGGAGCGCTCCGACCACTCGGGGAAGTACAAGAAGAAGAGTCACTACTACAGGAACCACAGGCACGAGCGCTCGCGCTCCTACGAGCGCGCCGGGCACCGCTACGAGCGCGACCATCCCGGCCACAGCAGGCACAGGCGGTGA